TCGTCGCGAGGCGGCCGTCCGCGACGGCGTCCCACGCCGCGCGCGGGTCGCGCCACGCGATGCGCAGGTCCTCGCCCTCGTCGGGTACGCCGTCGCAGGGCACGACGTCGGTCGCTTCGAACAGGTGCACCACCTCGTCGGTGAAGCCGGGGGAGACGTACAGGCGCGTGACGTACGCCAGGGTGCCGCAGCGTTGCGTCTCCTCGGCCAGTTCGCGGGCGGCGGCGTCGGTGGGCGTTTCGCCGGGGTCGATCAATCCCGCCGGCAGCTCCCACGTGCGCGCGTCGATGGCGGGCCGCACCTGCTCGACGCCGAGCACGAAGCCGTCGCTGGGGCGTTCGACGAGCACGGCGACCGCCGGCGCGTGGCGGGCGACCTCGTACCCGTTCGCGAGGACCTCCATCGCCACGATCCGGCCGCGCCACACGGTGGTGGCGCCCGCGGTCGTCGGTTCGGCGTCCGGGGTCGGCACGGTGCGCGTCGCGCGGGGCGTCAGGCGTCCCCGTCGGGCTGGTAGCGCAGGAACGCCGGGATGTCGTAGTTGCCGGGATC
The sequence above is drawn from the Trueperaceae bacterium genome and encodes:
- a CDS encoding NUDIX hydrolase; amino-acid sequence: MPTPDAEPTTAGATTVWRGRIVAMEVLANGYEVARHAPAVAVLVERPSDGFVLGVEQVRPAIDARTWELPAGLIDPGETPTDAAARELAEETQRCGTLAYVTRLYVSPGFTDEVVHLFEATDVVPCDGVPDEGEDLRIAWRDPRAAWDAVADGRLATSGVTLLGLQRTLARRGDAP